DNA from Salvelinus alpinus chromosome 17, SLU_Salpinus.1, whole genome shotgun sequence:
CCAGCTGCAGCCCAGCCACTCTGTCACTTTACAACACAtacattatacaacgggtgggtctaatcctgaatgctgattggttaaaaccacattccagccagtgtctattccacaaattaccaccggctaaatctatgacgttagaCCATCTGGTCTTCAACAACCTTgttttccacctctctctctctgttgtgccTTGTCATTAACTCAGCTTTAGCTTAGCAACAAGGGTTATGCCTTGATGTTTCTATGTAAAGCCTTTCGGGAAAGAGATGCTGGTAAAGAGGTTAAGGTATGAGACCACATACAATCATACAAAACATGCCAAGGTATGACTGCAATCAATCCAATTAGACCTTCACACCAAAACGTGCTCCACTCTGTCAGAACGCCTCGGGGAACAAATTCACAGCTTTGAAGCTTAAATGCAAGTTATAGTCTTTAAACTGTGGAGAAAGTTAGCAAACGCCTTGACTGCCGCCCATTCAGACAGATGACCACACCTAAAGAGTGTCCCTTTCCTCTATTACCTGGAAAACAGGAGAGAATTACCTGAATTATGCAAATGATCTCAAGTTCAATTTATCTGCATCCTCTTCAGCTGTGGAAAAGGAAAGTCAAAAACCAAAGTGGTTTTGTTAACACTTCACATGTAATTACCATTGTCTGTTATCACAAACACAATGCCCTTCCATTTAATGGAGTATGAACATGACAAGAGCAATGGATGAATATTGGGTCTACCTGGATATTGCCAGGCCACTGATGGACTTACAGTATCATTGTAATTAGAACTCTACTAGTGAGGTCAGTAATATGGGCTTACTTGGAAACAACCTCAAACTACAAACAACCTCAGGTCTAAATCCATGACATTAGTTTTTTGTAGATTAAAATGTCCGGTATATGTCTGCATCTAAACCTCAGCCTCTGTGATAGGGTGCTGGCACCACATAAGGTGCTGGCACCACTGATTGTGCCTGAGGTAGACTTGATAattggtctctctgtgtgtagtgaAGATTGGCCAGGGTTGTGAACAACATGACACCAAGCAGAAAGAATGCAAAGTGTTTCCTGTTTCAGTGCCTTGGCTTGGTCCTTGAAGTTGAACTCACTGACTATGATTGGCTATGGTTTGGTATGAATATAACCAGCAGTAGGAGCCATCTGTGTCATGGTTTAATAGGACCATACCTACTACCTCAGGTGCTTAGGTTTCAAAAAGGTACATGAAAAATAGGCTGTATATAATGCTACGTTCATAACCAAGTGAGAAGGTGGTATTTACCACAtacgactgggaaaaatccaGTTGAACGGCCCTCCAACAGGTAATTACTAATGGGAAACTCGTCTATCATCCCTCAGCTCTGACCTCTCCCACATGCTGAGCTCTGACGTCACCTACTAGGGAAACTACCTCGATAACAGCATTTTAGGCAGTGAAATGCAACAAAACATTATAAAAGGTAatctatactaaacaaaaatataaacagaacatgcaacaatttcaaaaatgtgactcagttacagttcatataaggaaatcagtgaatttaaatacattcattaggccctgatctatggacttcacatgactgggaatacagatatgcatctgttggtcacagataccttaaagttgatcaggctgttgattgggacctgtggaatgttgtcccactcctcttcaatggctgtgcgaaggtGCTGGATAtttgcgggaactggaacactgtcGTAcaagttgatccagagcatcccaacatgctccatgggtgacatgtctggtgagtatgcaggccatggaagaactatgACCCTCACACcccagatgcacaattgagagcatcctgtcgggctgtatcaccacctggtacagcaactgcaccgtccacaaccgcaaggctctccagagggtggtgcggtctgtctgccctccaggacacctacattacccaatgtcacaggaaggccaaaaagatcatcaaggacatcaaccacccgagccacggcctttTCACCCCGTTatatccagaaggcaaggtcagtataggtgcaacaaagctgggaccgagagactgaaaaacagcttctatctcaaggccatcagactgttaaatagccggctaccacccagttactcaaccctgcaccttagaggctgctgccctatatacatagacatgaaatcactggccactttaataatggaacactagtcactttaataatgtttacatactgctttactcatctcatatgtatatactgtattctattctactgtattttactcAATgccattccattcttttacttttagatgtgtgtattgttatgtattgttaggtattactgagctgttggagctaggaacacaagcatttcgctacacaataaaatgtgatttgatctgggacattttcagcatccAGGAATTGCGTACAGATCCTGTGAATTCAAATTGCCTTCGATAAAATTCAATTGtgctcgttgtccgtagcttatgcctgcccataccataaccccaccgccaccatggggcactcggttcacaacgttgacgtcagcaaaccgctcgcccacacggcgCAATACACGTGGTCtacagttgtgaggccagttggacgtactaaCAAATTCCCTAATaggatgttggaggcggcttattgtagagaaattaacatgacatTCTTTGGTAACAGCTCTGGTTGTGTCATGACTGTCCACGAGAATCCAAATAGGTAATATCAGGTTTGCCATTAATAACTTCAATCCTTTCAGCCGTAGAGAAACTAGCGGGGATTAACAACTCACGACCTGTTGTAAATATTTTTGTTAAGAGAGAAATGTGATTTGAGAAGCTATAAGAGATAATTGTTTTCCATAAACTTTGCACAGTGAGTAGTCACTCAAGTGAGATCAGGAAGTGAGATCAGAGAGCATGTCAGCCGGCCGGAACCGCCCATTTCGAGCAATCTGTATAAATAATGGGTTAAGAAAAAACACACATTAGACCAGAAAGACGTGAAGCTGCACGTTTAAAGTGATTAAAactttgaatctcaacacgaggtggAGACGATAAACTCACCTCCCGGACGATCACTGGTAAGGCTGATTAGCGGTCTTAAGAAAGTATCTTCGAAAGCGAATTTAAGTATGTACATCCTGTTACTCTGCTCAAACCATCGATatggctggctagcctatcttcaaagatgcttcttacagagtgAATGGAAGGAAAGTCAACtatgtagttctgttcaggactacacgacaaGTCACCGGATACTGGAGAACTACAAAGAAGGACAACAATCGAAGACTTTTTGGAAAATTTTTgaacaatcagagccttacaagcgtgccgCGAAAAGGCCCAACCACCTTTCCATGGTGGCCCTGTTCACCGAGAGACCCCCGGCGAACCCAGGCATTTCATGTAAAATACATTTATGATTTCTTACTCAAAGCGGGCGGCGGTTCGTGTGCAAGGCATATGGATACTGTAGGTGGAGGGTAGGAGGGTAGTTTCTGAATGTACCAATGTTAaaagtctctgtccctctccctccctcgcttctTTAACAAGCATCAATGTTGTTgcccgctagggacctgttttcaggTTATTACGTCTCCAGTCAATAACCAGTGCAGtatgtatgtttatcctgtgttcccacttaattagctagtaaataaataaaccaatttgtgtagtactgaatcataaggctcgggtttttgcagatgcaaggttataactgttcagaatgatgatatgatttGAGGTTATGATTGATAAGTTTACTGTTTATAGACGTGATAGGTAAAAaccttttagagtttaattcagtagatgGTAACTCATTAAAGAATtactctcgtggtgccccagatcctgagttaattgttacatgattaattaaaaaatcgggtaacaattaaacattgtTACTTATCTAATTAACTGTCTTCAGATTAATGTTAGTCAAGTCACGacagtggacattcctgcagtcagcaattgcacgctccctcaaaacttgagacattgtgttgtgtgacaaaactgcacattttagagtagctttttgtcccccagcacaaggtacacctgtgtaatgatcatgctgtctaatcagctttttgatattccacacttgtcaggtggatggattatcttggcaaaggagaaatgctcattaacagacgtaaacaaatttgtgcacaacatctgAGAGAAAAAAGCTTTTAGTGCAcgtatggaacatttttgggatattttatttcagctcatgaaaaatgggaccaacacttttacatgttgcgtctgtatttttgttcagtatattaatgTGGTTTTTGAACActaatttgtttacaagcatggCAGCTGTACTTTTAGTTATGGTTGGCACAGCTTATTGGCCATTATCCAATCAACGTTTCTCAATAGGTTCACAGCATGTGAATGCATCTATCTAGTATTTACAACTTCACAACTGCTAATTACTACCTTCCAACTTAGTTATGAACACAGCATAACTTAAGGTGACCAATCTTAGACATGGAGTACCACAGTGTGCATAATTTGTTTGAACCCAGcaccaacacacctgattcaacttatcTTCAATTAAGACAAATGCAGGGCTGGAACAAGAACCTAGCTGCACATAAAGCAGCCTTCTATTCCAGAAACACTGGTCATCTTTGGCATTGgaaaatatcaaaaaagtttGAATAGGAAAAAAATATTTGTTATAGCAGGATGCTTAAATAGAATGCTTACTTATTCCGTTTGATCATTTGTTTTAATTAATGCAGGCCAGTGTGTGGGCCTTTTATCTTTGATCTAGATGTGACCACACACCACCTAACACATCAGGGGACATGTCATTATTGCTATAACCAAATATCTTATTTAAACCTCTTCCTTGCAGTGTATTGACGCAAAataaggcagcccaattctgacatttttcactaattggtctttcgaCCAATCAGACcaactctgaaaaagatctgtgattggtcaaaataccattTAGTggtaaaaatatcagaattgagcTGCCCGTGTAAACGTAGCCTTAGAACCCTGCATTACATCACAAAATCGTCCACTCCAAGTCACGCATATATCAGAGGTTGACTGTATGAGGTTGAAAGCTTGTCTTTCCATCTCCATGACAGCAGAGGGTGGTAAAGGGCTGTACAAACAGGAGAATGTCTTACATTGCCACAGTATGACATCAAGGCTACTTTAGGATTCTGGCACACCACCAGTCACATACCAAATCAACACTTTCGAGAGGACAAGCGACTTTGTACGAGTTTTAATCCACAGTAAAAGACAGCCAGGACATTAGTACAGCAGTTTGAGACTAGATGTGCTACATTTCATATGTGTACCGCCACACCCCCATGCATTACAATGGTGCCCTTACCCTCAGTGTTCCCCATCACCTACCACAGCAGAAACCCTGAACAACACTATTGGTGATGTGTTGAAACCGATAGTTAGTGACACTGATGTTATAGAGTTCAGTAGTAAGAATTCTCTGATAAGATTTTCAAAAGAGCGCAATCAGCATTAATCTGTGACTTTCATCAGGAGAAGTGACGTGGGCTACACCATCTATGGGCTTTTGTGAGCTCATTCTATTGGGTGGATATTGGATAACAATGTCCCTGCACTACTGTCTACCACAAGGTGGCTTGAATATTCCCTCACTGTCATCACATTGGGAAAAAAATCCAAATTTGAGACTAGTGCACAGACCTTGAATTTGTGTCAATCACGCATAACGTCAATGGGAGGTGTGTGAAAAGTTAGGCTACGTGCACAGGTCTCAAGTAAGAATTCGGCCCAATGTTCTCAAGGCACACAGTCTTCCTTTCTAAACAGTCAGTCCACTTTAATGGTggtggttatagttatagttctGGCTACAGGTGTGTTGGCTAAGAAATCAAACCCAACCAACAAAGAAAACCCATTAAATTTCAGTCATACAATTCAAAAGTCCAATCTAAAACAAAGCAAAGAGTTCATGGCAAACAAAAAGTCCCACACAACAAATAGAAAATGAATACCGTTGGTGTGAATAAGTATATACAACGAATGACAACTAAAGCAATAAACTAAAATACATACAATTGAACAAACAGAAAACATTGCATCCCCCATTGTGAAGAGTTAACTAATGTGGCCCTTCAGTGCACAGGTAACGTTTCCAGTACATAGCAGGAAAACAAATATTAGACATAGCCATATCCTTAAAGCAGGGGTAACCACAGTATAACTGGATGTTTCCATGGTCTCTAAGCTACTTACCCACGACAGTATCATCATGAGAACCATGTGGCCAATACTGAGGGGAATCAACATTGAAGAACACAGATGGGTCAGATACTGAATTAGTTACAGTGCTGTCGGCTCGCATATAgtgatcaacaacaacaaaacccaCTGCCTCACAGATACCATGTGATAAACATCTGATCTCTTTGCAGACAAAAAAATATAGTTCTTTACCTTGAATGGCAATGTTAAAAAAAACGATTAAAGGGGGTAAAACGATGAGAATAAAACTGCTAAAAATTAAGTTAAAACCTAAAatggggagaaaaaaaatattgagATTCTGACTTTCACCCCTTAACAATCTCTGCTTGTCCTATTAGCTCTCTTTCAccgcatgagtgtgtgtgtgtgtgtctgtttcacaGGCCCGGTGTTTCAGGGAGTGCTTTGGTTGCCTTCATTCTTCTCTTCATCAGCAGCGGATTGGTCGAGTCCTTGATGGTCTTGATTTTGATTTGCTCATAGTCCACTCTCATGGTTGCTAAGGCACTTGTCATTTCCTCCTggtaacaaaaataaaaacaccaTTAGCATATCACATAGAAACAATTTCAAATCATGTGTAAAGCACATAGAAAATCTAAAGAAGCAAATACGCAATTGTGTAGAGTGTTTGCTTCTATGTTGTACAGTCTAGAGTAGGATATTGTTGTGCTCAATCAGCATGGAAGAGCCGTGTGGATCCAAGTCAGAAGCAGAAAGAACACTATCAAATCACTACAGTGCCTGTGTCTGCATGTGTTCACCTTGACCTCCTCCCAGACGTCCTGCTCCTCCTGCAGCACACGGCTGGTGTGGAGAGGGGTTTGAGGGACCTCCATAGACTGCTGCAGGAAGACCAGCATGGGTTAGCTTTAGCACATAGCGTTAGAAAACACATTGTGTCAAACCAAGGCACGTGAATATAGGAGTAAACTGGAAATGTGAAAACTATTCAGAAATTCTTGGAGAATACTTGATAAGTAGGGCTCCCGAggggcacagcggtctaaggcactgcatttcagtgctagaggcgtcactacagaccctggttcggttccaggctgtatcacaaccggctgtgattgggagtccgatagggcggcgcacaattgccccAGCGTCACCCGGCCTaccccgggtttggccggggtaggccgtcattgtaaataagagtttgtccTTAACTTAAGGCATCTTTACTATTAAGTAATAGAATagaaatagaaatagaaaattactcaagtaaaagtcacccagtaaaatgctaagtatttggtttaaaatatacttaagtatcaaaagtaataaagtataaatcatttaaaagtccttatattaagaaaaccagaTGGCACtattcttgttttttatttatgtacggatagtcaggggcacactccatcactcagacataatttacaaacaaagcatttgtgtttagtgagtcctccagatcaggggcagtagggataaccagggatgttctcttgataagtgtgtgaattggaccattttcttgtcctgctaagcattcaacatgtaatgagtacttttgggtgtcagggaaaatgtatcgagtaaaaagtacattattttctttaggaatgttgtgAAGTTGTCAAAAAGATCAATCGTAAAGTAAAGATACAGCAAAAAAACAACTtcagtatttttacttaaatactttactccactgcaaaccagacagcaccatttatttatttttagatagccacgggcacactccaacactcagccgTAATTTACAagcgaagcatgtgtttagtgagtccgccagatcagaggcattgAAATAAAATgcacattattttatttagaaaaatagtgaagtaaaagtgaaagttgtcaaaaatataaatagtaaagtacagatatcacAAAAAAGAACTTAACACCAGTGTATTGGATTCTGTACATATTCTTAATAATAAGCTTGTACTATTACATTGTGATCAAAACACACTGTAGCAACAGTTGCTCAATGGGTGTACCACCTAGGCCAAAGGGTATATTAGGGGGAACACAGAGGGGTGCTGTGCTTACATTGATCCAGGGGTGGTTCATGAACTCTGTGATGCTCATCCTCTGGGTGGGCTCAGTCTTCAGCAGGTGGCGGATCAGCTGCTTGGCtgggagagagaaaaacacaggaaatcaGAGTTACAACTATTGTAAGCAATTCATACAGAATTAAAACTGCACCTATGCAGTATATGTGAAATTAAAATGTATATTGTTTTTATACACAATTCCCATCAATGTCATGATATTCATTTTGAATTTGGCCCATATAAATACCCCTGGCTTCTTTTTATTACCTTCTTCAGACACGTCAGACCACTCTGGGTTTGGGAACTCGTACTGTCCGTTCCTGATGCGTCTCTTCATCCCTGGGGAGATGGCCAGGCCGTGGTTGGAGTAAAAGGGAGGATACCCACACAGcctggggagagaggtggagaggaacaTTTACACAAACCAAAACATGCTACGTCCTGTAAATGCTGCTATTGGGAAATGATTCATGCTGTCAAACTATTTTGTATCACTTACAGAATATACATGATGACGCCCAGAGACCACATATCACAGGACTTGTCGTACTTCTCTGGACCAAGAACCTCAGGAGCTGGGATAAAGGAGGGAGAAAAACCAAACGACAAAATAAATTCTAGCATTATATTTAAAGAACATAGTAAATTAATGGCATTGAGGTCTTCATGAATAATTACACCAACAAGATGTAGGGTGTATTATAAACCACAGAGACAGTAAGCATGTTGAACAGCAAGCATGCAGATCGAGGGGCATGCCCTTACCAACATAATAGGGGGTGTAGCATGGCGTTGCCAGGGAGTTGAGTGTGGTGATTTCTTTTGCAAACCCAAAATCGGTGAGTTTGAGGAGGGCGTCTGGCCTTTTGGAGGTGTACAACAGATTCTCTGGCTGAGAGATGGGAAAAAAGCATTACATTTTTTGACTAAACATGTACATAAAATTTGTTCTGCCTGAAGGCATGTACGGTATAATTCTGTTCAGACAGGCTTTACCTTGATGTCTCTGTGAGCAATATCAATGGCATGCAGATACTGGATGGCTTCACCTATACTCTTCATAATGTCAGAGGCCTCTAGatagggggtgggagagaggagaaagagttcAAGGCATTACTGAGCAAGTGAACAGTTGAATACCAGTGGAGTGAAGGGAGACATTATTCAAAtggtcaaaaaaataaaaaaagatatgcCTTTACCTCTTTCTGTGAATGCCTGGTTCCCTCTGTCTTGAATATGGCTAAACAGCTCACCGCCATCCATGCTTTAAGATCGAAAAAACATTTAATAACATAGACtaaaaggatgtgtgtgtgtgtgcgcatgtgtgacCTACCACTCCATGACGATGAGCAGGCATTTTCTGCCCTGGTAGAGGTTCTCGTAGACGTCCATGATGCGTACGATGTGAGAGCAGGGCGACGCCCTCCAGTGCAGCTCTACCTCCCGACGAGCCTTCGCACAATCCTGCAGCatctgaagagagggaggagatgagagaagggTGAGAATGGAATCAGAGGTTACAACTCATCACCACTGATTATAACAGACAGTAGGCCTTCtacatgtaagtcgctctggataagagcgtctgctaaatgacttaaatgtaaatgtaaatgtacataaaAGTGAAAGCAATATAACAGAGTCAGAATTACCCAGCATCAGAAGGGGATTTTTAGGCTTGAACTAATAACCAACAATGACGCAAGCTTATGGTAAACCACACAGAGCCGAGCTGCTGACATCTTTCAAAGAAGGTTACGTAGTCTAGATTTCTCCTCAACCAGTGACTAGTGTACCACTTCCTCAACTACTGAGGATGCATCAGGCCAGGGGTCTCAAACTTTCAGTGTCTAACTTGTCACCTTTGTTTCTAAATGAGAAACAACGCAGTGGCTTTTCCGTCATCAGTCATCAGTTTACTACGAGTTTAGAGAAGACCTCAAACCATGACGGAGCAAAAGCCTTCCAGAGGTAGTCACTTCCCTGACTCTGCCATTCAGATCTGATTACGGTAGCCTCAGACATCATAATAGAATTTCCCTTCTTCCCAGATGCTACTGCTCCGGAGCCAGCCTTAAGCAACCTAAAGACTTTACTTACAACTTTGGGAGTGCAAGAACAATACTATATGAAACACCAAGCTGGTGAATAAGGTAAAGGCTTAACCCTCGTCGTGCCTGCTGTGATAGGCTAGTAAACAAAAGCACACATTGGTAAACACTTTACAGTCAGATGCATTAATCAAGGGAATCTTGGATTGGCATCAATTCTCCAACGTGTTCTTCCTCCAGATTAAGCTGGCTGTAAACTATATTACTTTGTGGATAACGTCCACTAGCCTGTGTCACATCCTGAGACTTGAACAGTGTAGAGGCCAGTTAAGTCACGTGTAGCAGAGCAGTTTCATGGTAGGGAAAGGCTTcaggaacacacagagagacagactgacattTAAAAGTATAACTGACAGTGTTTTAGCTACATGAAATGTTattcaaatctgttcatatacacccccagggcttctaagctaacatatggaattgttttaagatggtcatacctaGGGCTGTGGCGTTCACGAAATttcatcagccggtgattgtcaagcaaataactgtcggtctcacggtaactgaccgttaatgaacataaacacaTTAAGCTTCTACTGGCTTACACACAAGCCACTGATgaagacctttggaacatctacataaaaaaaaaaaaagtctcatatatatatatatgtgttatATAGCCTACACAATAAACCCATTACtcattttagacaggtctaaagaagcatgatatgaagaaaatgtatatttcagaagaacataaattgcatactctgagttgtccttatgttaggtcctgatctggctacgCCAAATGGCTGTGTGCGACACAattttagcagacaagatttgcttagaattcagtTGCATTActttgaacaaagctg
Protein-coding regions in this window:
- the LOC139542857 gene encoding MAP kinase-activated protein kinase 2-like isoform X2; this translates as MLSNAQNQNQPAFPNQQQQQAPNLNSAPFPPFFVKPHNPLQIKKNAITDDYKVTSQVLGMGINGKVLEIFQKGSGDKYALKMLQDCAKARREVELHWRASPCSHIVRIMDVYENLYQGRKCLLIVMECMDGGELFSHIQDRGNQAFTEREASDIMKSIGEAIQYLHAIDIAHRDIKPENLLYTSKRPDALLKLTDFGFAKEITTLNSLATPCYTPYYVAPEVLGPEKYDKSCDMWSLGVIMYILLCGYPPFYSNHGLAISPGMKRRIRNGQYEFPNPEWSDVSEEAKQLIRHLLKTEPTQRMSITEFMNHPWINSMEVPQTPLHTSRVLQEEQDVWEEVKEEMTSALATMRVDYEQIKIKTIKDSTNPLLMKRRMKATKALPETPGL
- the LOC139542857 gene encoding MAP kinase-activated protein kinase 2-like isoform X1, coding for MLSNAQNQNQPAFPNQQQQQAPNLNSAPFPPFFVKPHNPLQIKKNAITDDYKVTSQVLGMGINGKVLEIFQKGSGDKYALKMLQDCAKARREVELHWRASPCSHIVRIMDVYENLYQGRKCLLIVMECMDGGELFSHIQDRGNQAFTEREASDIMKSIGEAIQYLHAIDIAHRDIKPENLLYTSKRPDALLKLTDFGFAKEITTLNSLATPCYTPYYVAPEVLGPEKYDKSCDMWSLGVIMYILLCGYPPFYSNHGLAISPGMKRRIRNGQYEFPNPEWSDVSEEAKQLIRHLLKTEPTQRMSITEFMNHPWINQSMEVPQTPLHTSRVLQEEQDVWEEVKEEMTSALATMRVDYEQIKIKTIKDSTNPLLMKRRMKATKALPETPGL